Proteins encoded in a region of the Micropterus dolomieu isolate WLL.071019.BEF.003 ecotype Adirondacks linkage group LG09, ASM2129224v1, whole genome shotgun sequence genome:
- the rrm2b gene encoding ribonucleoside-diphosphate reductase subunit M2 B — translation MDLINQQSGVFKESNGFKDKDPDCQHGSETEEEPLLRENPRRFVIFPIQYPDIWKMYKQAQASFWTVEEVDLSKDLAHWDRLKPEEKHFISHVLAFFAASDGIVNENLVQRFCQEVQVPEARSFYSFQILIETVHSEMYSMLINTYIRDLRERDYLFNATQTMPCVKRKADWALQWINDSKSTFGERIVAFAAVEGIFFSGSFAAIYWLKKRGLMPGLTYSNELISRDEGLHCNFACLLYSYLVKKPSEDRVKDIITKAVSIEQEFLTEALPVDLIGINCCLMKQYIEFVADRLLAELGLAKVYQAENPFDFMESISLEGKTNFFEKRVAEYQRFGVMSSMMDCEFTLDADF, via the exons ATGGATCTAATTAATCAGCAATCTGGTGTTTTTAAAGAGTCG AATGGCTTCAAAGATAAAGACCCAGACTGCCAACATGGttcagagacagaggaagaaccTTTGCTCCGGGAAAACCCCAGACGGTTTGTCATCTTCCCCATTCAGTACCCCGACATCTGGAAGATGTACAAGCAGGCACAGGCATCTTTCTGGACAGTGGAGGAG GTTGATCTATCCAAAGACTTGGCACACTGGGACCGTTTGAAACCTGAGGAGAAACACTTCATCTCCCATGTTCTAGCCTTCTTTGCCGCAAGTGATGGCATCGTCAATGAGAACCTG GTGCAGAGGTTCTGCCAGGAGGTGCAGGTCCCTGAAGCACGCTCCTTCTACAGCTTCCAGATCCTTATAGAGACCGTTCATTCAGAGATGTACAGCATGCTCATCAACACTTACATCAGGGACCTGAGGGAGAG agactACTTATTTAACGCCACTCAGACCATGCCTTGTGTGAAACGAAAAGCAGACTGGGCCCTCCagtggataaatgacagcaaatcCACATTTG GGGAGCGAATTGTGGCGTTTGCAGCAGTGGAGGGCATCTTTTTCTCCGGCTCATTCGCTGCCATCTATTGGCTCAAGAAGAGAGGACTAATGCCTGGCCTTACCTACTCCAATGAGCTGATTAGCAGGGATGAG GGCCTTCACTGTAACTTTGCCTGCCTGCTGTACAGCTACCTGGTGAAGAAACCATCAGAGGACCGGGTTAAAGACATAATCACCAAAGCTGTTAGCATTGAGCAG GAGTTTTTGACAGAGGCCTTGCCAGTGGATCTCATTGGAATAAACTGTTGTCTGATGAAGCAGTACATTGAGTTTGTGGCcgaccggcttctcgctgaacTCGGACTGGCCAAG GTATACCAAGCTGAGAATCCATTTGACTTCATGGAGTCCATTTCACTAGAGGGGAAAACCAACTTCTTTGAGAAACGTGTAGCAGAGTATCAGAGATTTGGGGTTATGTCAAGCATGATGGACTGTGAATTCACTCTGGATGCAGACTTCTGA
- the mtdha gene encoding metadherin a isoform X4 — protein MAGDFQGFALEKAELLSSHLKHVLSSGQGYVQAQFGVDLGLKPELYPTWVILFTAAVALLLLLCLSWAAVCGGLLVGKKRGSPATKGSCEPDKANLTKTAKPEEQKKRNKKKTLEKTQSNGQPVAVAQEDVKVTVAKLASQIKTDKVHEVQAPVQVKKNKKKTKTDLKPVQHVSTNDGKEPDDGAWETKVSNREKKQQRRKEKGSGDSGSPGGGEAPKTNVEAPVATAPTNTKKKRGNHESLHSRSSGKGDAASGAVSCSWREEPSVNGGGWTDTTLKISGAMDAMEGTKWSAITTATHYRAPPKRQSWAQETQAAWSGIDSRIKADLNPVSFSMLGRNTTDPISNSIELRWQSHPDVEDEWSGLNGMAAADPTSDWNAPAEHWGNYEEPPVLVTPALPPKEQPIPNKVSEEEKGTEDPSGGAAKSKKKRKKKKKTEEEDASEAQARSIKMTNTAPLVNTEPKPQEPPVLASKKQIPSISSTQI, from the exons ATGGCTGGGGACTTTCAAGGTTTTGCGCTGGAAAAAGCAGAACTGCTTTCCAGCCATCTGAAGCATGTCCTGTCTTCAGGACAAGGATATGTTCAGGCTCAGTTCGGGGTGGATTTGGGTCTGAAGCCCGAGCTGTACCCGACGTGGGTTATCCTGTTTACGGCCGCGGTGGCTCTGCTGCTTTTACTCTGTCTGTCCTGGGCCGCCGTCTGTGGCGGACTGCTCGTCGGGAAAAAGCGGGGTTCCCCGGCCACCAAAGGCAGCTGTGAGCCTGATAAGGCCAATTTAACTAAAACTGCCAAACCAGAagaacagaagaagaggaacaaaaagaaaacgCTTGAAAAG ACTCAGTCCAATGGACAACCAGTGGCTGTAGCTCAGGAGGATGTTAAAGTGACTGTCGCCAAGCTAGCCTCACAGATTAAAACCGATAAG GTGCATGAGGTACAGGCCCCAGTGCAGGTgaaaaagaacaagaagaaaacCAAAACGGATCTGAAACCAGTCCAGCATGTGTCGACAAATGATGGGAAAGAACCTGATGATG GTGCATGGGAGACCAAAGTCAGTAACCgagagaagaagcagcagcgtCGGAAGGAGAAGGGCTCTGGGGACTCTGGTAGCCCAGGAGGGGGGGAGGCGCCAAAGACCAATGTGGAGGCACCTGTAGCCACAGCTCCTACCAACACcaagaagaaaagaggaaaccATG AGTCCCTGCATTCAAGATCCAGTGGGAAGGGGGATGCAGCCAGTGGAGCTG TGTCCTGCAGCTGGAGAGAGGAGCCTTCAGTCAATGGTGGAGGTTGGACAGATACTACTTTGAAGATCTCAGGTGCGATGGATGCTATGGAGGGAACCAAGTGGAGTGCCATTACCACGGCTACACATTACAGAGCCCCACCTAAACGTCAGTCCTGGGCACAGGAGACACAAG CAGCATGGAGTGGCATTGATAGCCGCATAAAGGCTGACCTCAACCCTGTGTCCTTCTCCATGCTGGGACGAAACACCACAG ATCCAATATCAAATTCAATTGAATTGCGGTGGCAGAGCCACCCTGATGTTGAGGATGAATGGTCTGGACTCA ATGGGATGGCAGCAGCGGACCCCACTTCAGACTGGAATGCCCCAGCAGAGCACTGGGGAAACTACGAAGAGCCCCCTGTGTTGGTGACACCAGCACTTCCACCAAAGGAACAGCCCATCCCCAACAAG GTatcagaggaagagaagggcACTGAGGATCCCTCTGGTGGAGCAGCCAAatcaaagaagaagaggaaaaagaagaagaaaactgaagaggaagatgcatcTGAGGCTCAGGCAAGGagtataaaa ATGACGAACACAGCTCCCCTGGTTAATACAGAACCCAAACCCCAAGAGCCTCCTGTGCTGGCTTCCAAAAAGCAGATTCCAAGCATATCCTCCACTCAGA tctga
- the mtdha gene encoding metadherin a isoform X5 — MAGDFQGFALEKAELLSSHLKHVLSSGQGYVQAQFGVDLGLKPELYPTWVILFTAAVALLLLLCLSWAAVCGGLLVGKKRGSPATKGSCEPDKANLTKTAKPEEQKKRNKKKTLEKTQSNGQPVAVAQEDVKVTVAKLASQIKTDKVHEVQAPVQVKKNKKKTKTDLKPVQHVSTNDGKEPDDGAWETKVSNREKKQQRRKEKGSGDSGSPGGGEAPKTNVEAPVATAPTNTKKKRGNHESLHSRSSGKGDAASGAVSCSWREEPSVNGGGWTDTTLKISGAMDAMEGTKWSAITTATHYRAPPKRQSWAQETQAAWSGIDSRIKADLNPVSFSMLGRNTTDPISNSIELRWQSHPDVEDEWSGLNGMAAADPTSDWNAPAEHWGNYEEPPVLVTPALPPKEQPIPNKVSEEEKGTEDPSGGAAKSKKKRKKKKKTEEEDASEAQMTNTAPLVNTEPKPQEPPVLASKKQIPSISSTQI; from the exons ATGGCTGGGGACTTTCAAGGTTTTGCGCTGGAAAAAGCAGAACTGCTTTCCAGCCATCTGAAGCATGTCCTGTCTTCAGGACAAGGATATGTTCAGGCTCAGTTCGGGGTGGATTTGGGTCTGAAGCCCGAGCTGTACCCGACGTGGGTTATCCTGTTTACGGCCGCGGTGGCTCTGCTGCTTTTACTCTGTCTGTCCTGGGCCGCCGTCTGTGGCGGACTGCTCGTCGGGAAAAAGCGGGGTTCCCCGGCCACCAAAGGCAGCTGTGAGCCTGATAAGGCCAATTTAACTAAAACTGCCAAACCAGAagaacagaagaagaggaacaaaaagaaaacgCTTGAAAAG ACTCAGTCCAATGGACAACCAGTGGCTGTAGCTCAGGAGGATGTTAAAGTGACTGTCGCCAAGCTAGCCTCACAGATTAAAACCGATAAG GTGCATGAGGTACAGGCCCCAGTGCAGGTgaaaaagaacaagaagaaaacCAAAACGGATCTGAAACCAGTCCAGCATGTGTCGACAAATGATGGGAAAGAACCTGATGATG GTGCATGGGAGACCAAAGTCAGTAACCgagagaagaagcagcagcgtCGGAAGGAGAAGGGCTCTGGGGACTCTGGTAGCCCAGGAGGGGGGGAGGCGCCAAAGACCAATGTGGAGGCACCTGTAGCCACAGCTCCTACCAACACcaagaagaaaagaggaaaccATG AGTCCCTGCATTCAAGATCCAGTGGGAAGGGGGATGCAGCCAGTGGAGCTG TGTCCTGCAGCTGGAGAGAGGAGCCTTCAGTCAATGGTGGAGGTTGGACAGATACTACTTTGAAGATCTCAGGTGCGATGGATGCTATGGAGGGAACCAAGTGGAGTGCCATTACCACGGCTACACATTACAGAGCCCCACCTAAACGTCAGTCCTGGGCACAGGAGACACAAG CAGCATGGAGTGGCATTGATAGCCGCATAAAGGCTGACCTCAACCCTGTGTCCTTCTCCATGCTGGGACGAAACACCACAG ATCCAATATCAAATTCAATTGAATTGCGGTGGCAGAGCCACCCTGATGTTGAGGATGAATGGTCTGGACTCA ATGGGATGGCAGCAGCGGACCCCACTTCAGACTGGAATGCCCCAGCAGAGCACTGGGGAAACTACGAAGAGCCCCCTGTGTTGGTGACACCAGCACTTCCACCAAAGGAACAGCCCATCCCCAACAAG GTatcagaggaagagaagggcACTGAGGATCCCTCTGGTGGAGCAGCCAAatcaaagaagaagaggaaaaagaagaagaaaactgaagaggaagatgcatcTGAGGCTCAG ATGACGAACACAGCTCCCCTGGTTAATACAGAACCCAAACCCCAAGAGCCTCCTGTGCTGGCTTCCAAAAAGCAGATTCCAAGCATATCCTCCACTCAGA tctga
- the mtdha gene encoding metadherin a isoform X2: MAGDFQGFALEKAELLSSHLKHVLSSGQGYVQAQFGVDLGLKPELYPTWVILFTAAVALLLLLCLSWAAVCGGLLVGKKRGSPATKGSCEPDKANLTKTAKPEEQKKRNKKKTLEKTQSNGQPVAVAQEDVKVTVAKLASQIKTDKVHEVQAPVQVKKNKKKTKTDLKPVQHVSTNDGKEPDDGAWETKVSNREKKQQRRKEKGSGDSGSPGGGEAPKTNVEAPVATAPTNTKKKRGNHESLHSRSSGKGDAASGAVSCSWREEPSVNGGGWTDTTLKISGAMDAMEGTKWSAITTATHYRAPPKRQSWAQETQAWSGIDSRIKADLNPVSFSMLGRNTTDPISNSIELRWQSHPDVEDEWSGLNGMAAADPTSDWNAPAEHWGNYEEPPVLVTPALPPKEQPIPNKVSEEEKGTEDPSGGAAKSKKKRKKKKKTEEEDASEAQARSIKMTNTAPLVNTEPKPQEPPVLASKKQIPSISSTQKISEQIAEPPKPSQKKKVRRET; encoded by the exons ATGGCTGGGGACTTTCAAGGTTTTGCGCTGGAAAAAGCAGAACTGCTTTCCAGCCATCTGAAGCATGTCCTGTCTTCAGGACAAGGATATGTTCAGGCTCAGTTCGGGGTGGATTTGGGTCTGAAGCCCGAGCTGTACCCGACGTGGGTTATCCTGTTTACGGCCGCGGTGGCTCTGCTGCTTTTACTCTGTCTGTCCTGGGCCGCCGTCTGTGGCGGACTGCTCGTCGGGAAAAAGCGGGGTTCCCCGGCCACCAAAGGCAGCTGTGAGCCTGATAAGGCCAATTTAACTAAAACTGCCAAACCAGAagaacagaagaagaggaacaaaaagaaaacgCTTGAAAAG ACTCAGTCCAATGGACAACCAGTGGCTGTAGCTCAGGAGGATGTTAAAGTGACTGTCGCCAAGCTAGCCTCACAGATTAAAACCGATAAG GTGCATGAGGTACAGGCCCCAGTGCAGGTgaaaaagaacaagaagaaaacCAAAACGGATCTGAAACCAGTCCAGCATGTGTCGACAAATGATGGGAAAGAACCTGATGATG GTGCATGGGAGACCAAAGTCAGTAACCgagagaagaagcagcagcgtCGGAAGGAGAAGGGCTCTGGGGACTCTGGTAGCCCAGGAGGGGGGGAGGCGCCAAAGACCAATGTGGAGGCACCTGTAGCCACAGCTCCTACCAACACcaagaagaaaagaggaaaccATG AGTCCCTGCATTCAAGATCCAGTGGGAAGGGGGATGCAGCCAGTGGAGCTG TGTCCTGCAGCTGGAGAGAGGAGCCTTCAGTCAATGGTGGAGGTTGGACAGATACTACTTTGAAGATCTCAGGTGCGATGGATGCTATGGAGGGAACCAAGTGGAGTGCCATTACCACGGCTACACATTACAGAGCCCCACCTAAACGTCAGTCCTGGGCACAGGAGACACAAG CATGGAGTGGCATTGATAGCCGCATAAAGGCTGACCTCAACCCTGTGTCCTTCTCCATGCTGGGACGAAACACCACAG ATCCAATATCAAATTCAATTGAATTGCGGTGGCAGAGCCACCCTGATGTTGAGGATGAATGGTCTGGACTCA ATGGGATGGCAGCAGCGGACCCCACTTCAGACTGGAATGCCCCAGCAGAGCACTGGGGAAACTACGAAGAGCCCCCTGTGTTGGTGACACCAGCACTTCCACCAAAGGAACAGCCCATCCCCAACAAG GTatcagaggaagagaagggcACTGAGGATCCCTCTGGTGGAGCAGCCAAatcaaagaagaagaggaaaaagaagaagaaaactgaagaggaagatgcatcTGAGGCTCAGGCAAGGagtataaaa ATGACGAACACAGCTCCCCTGGTTAATACAGAACCCAAACCCCAAGAGCCTCCTGTGCTGGCTTCCAAAAAGCAGATTCCAAGCATATCCTCCACTCAGA AGATATCTGAGCAGATTGCGGAGCCTCCAAAGCCCTCCCAGAAGAAAAAGGTCCGAAGGGAAACATGA
- the LOC123976964 gene encoding nuclear transport factor 2-like, which produces MACEKEIWQKIGEGFVQEYYNQFDNTNRTGLGNLYSADACLTWEGSPFQGREAIAGKLVNLPFKRIKHIITEQDFQPTIDSCILIMVFGQLQVDDDPPMAFHQVFMLKSQNCAWACTNDVFRLGIHNIPV; this is translated from the exons ATGGCTTGCGAGAAAGAAATATGGCAAAAGATTGGCGAGGGCTTTGTCCAAGAATATTACAACCAGTTTGACAATACCAACAGGACGGGACTGGGTAACCTATAT tcCGCTGACGCCTGTTTGACATGGGAAGGATCACCTTTTCAAGGGAGAGAAGCCATTGCTGGCAAATTAGTC AACTTGCCTTTCAAGCGTATTAAGCACATCATCACAGAACAAGACTTCCAACCCACGATAGATAGTTGTATCCTCATCATGGTGTTCGGACAGTTACAG GTAGATGATGATCCACCAATGGCCTTTCATCAAGTGTTTATGCTCAAGTCCCAAAACTGTGCATGGGCCTGCACAAATGATGTGTTCCGGTTGGGGATACACAACATACCAGTGTAG
- the mtdha gene encoding metadherin a isoform X3 gives MAGDFQGFALEKAELLSSHLKHVLSSGQGYVQAQFGVDLGLKPELYPTWVILFTAAVALLLLLCLSWAAVCGGLLVGKKRGSPATKGSCEPDKANLTKTAKPEEQKKRNKKKTLEKTQSNGQPVAVAQEDVKVTVAKLASQIKTDKVHEVQAPVQVKKNKKKTKTDLKPVQHVSTNDGKEPDDGAWETKVSNREKKQQRRKEKGSGDSGSPGGGEAPKTNVEAPVATAPTNTKKKRGNHESLHSRSSGKGDAASGAVSCSWREEPSVNGGGWTDTTLKISGAMDAMEGTKWSAITTATHYRAPPKRQSWAQETQAAWSGIDSRIKADLNPVSFSMLGRNTTDPISNSIELRWQSHPDVEDEWSGLNGMAAADPTSDWNAPAEHWGNYEEPPVLVTPALPPKEQPIPNKVSEEEKGTEDPSGGAAKSKKKRKKKKKTEEEDASEAQMTNTAPLVNTEPKPQEPPVLASKKQIPSISSTQKISEQIAEPPKPSQKKKVRRET, from the exons ATGGCTGGGGACTTTCAAGGTTTTGCGCTGGAAAAAGCAGAACTGCTTTCCAGCCATCTGAAGCATGTCCTGTCTTCAGGACAAGGATATGTTCAGGCTCAGTTCGGGGTGGATTTGGGTCTGAAGCCCGAGCTGTACCCGACGTGGGTTATCCTGTTTACGGCCGCGGTGGCTCTGCTGCTTTTACTCTGTCTGTCCTGGGCCGCCGTCTGTGGCGGACTGCTCGTCGGGAAAAAGCGGGGTTCCCCGGCCACCAAAGGCAGCTGTGAGCCTGATAAGGCCAATTTAACTAAAACTGCCAAACCAGAagaacagaagaagaggaacaaaaagaaaacgCTTGAAAAG ACTCAGTCCAATGGACAACCAGTGGCTGTAGCTCAGGAGGATGTTAAAGTGACTGTCGCCAAGCTAGCCTCACAGATTAAAACCGATAAG GTGCATGAGGTACAGGCCCCAGTGCAGGTgaaaaagaacaagaagaaaacCAAAACGGATCTGAAACCAGTCCAGCATGTGTCGACAAATGATGGGAAAGAACCTGATGATG GTGCATGGGAGACCAAAGTCAGTAACCgagagaagaagcagcagcgtCGGAAGGAGAAGGGCTCTGGGGACTCTGGTAGCCCAGGAGGGGGGGAGGCGCCAAAGACCAATGTGGAGGCACCTGTAGCCACAGCTCCTACCAACACcaagaagaaaagaggaaaccATG AGTCCCTGCATTCAAGATCCAGTGGGAAGGGGGATGCAGCCAGTGGAGCTG TGTCCTGCAGCTGGAGAGAGGAGCCTTCAGTCAATGGTGGAGGTTGGACAGATACTACTTTGAAGATCTCAGGTGCGATGGATGCTATGGAGGGAACCAAGTGGAGTGCCATTACCACGGCTACACATTACAGAGCCCCACCTAAACGTCAGTCCTGGGCACAGGAGACACAAG CAGCATGGAGTGGCATTGATAGCCGCATAAAGGCTGACCTCAACCCTGTGTCCTTCTCCATGCTGGGACGAAACACCACAG ATCCAATATCAAATTCAATTGAATTGCGGTGGCAGAGCCACCCTGATGTTGAGGATGAATGGTCTGGACTCA ATGGGATGGCAGCAGCGGACCCCACTTCAGACTGGAATGCCCCAGCAGAGCACTGGGGAAACTACGAAGAGCCCCCTGTGTTGGTGACACCAGCACTTCCACCAAAGGAACAGCCCATCCCCAACAAG GTatcagaggaagagaagggcACTGAGGATCCCTCTGGTGGAGCAGCCAAatcaaagaagaagaggaaaaagaagaagaaaactgaagaggaagatgcatcTGAGGCTCAG ATGACGAACACAGCTCCCCTGGTTAATACAGAACCCAAACCCCAAGAGCCTCCTGTGCTGGCTTCCAAAAAGCAGATTCCAAGCATATCCTCCACTCAGA AGATATCTGAGCAGATTGCGGAGCCTCCAAAGCCCTCCCAGAAGAAAAAGGTCCGAAGGGAAACATGA
- the mtdha gene encoding metadherin a isoform X1 produces MAGDFQGFALEKAELLSSHLKHVLSSGQGYVQAQFGVDLGLKPELYPTWVILFTAAVALLLLLCLSWAAVCGGLLVGKKRGSPATKGSCEPDKANLTKTAKPEEQKKRNKKKTLEKTQSNGQPVAVAQEDVKVTVAKLASQIKTDKVHEVQAPVQVKKNKKKTKTDLKPVQHVSTNDGKEPDDGAWETKVSNREKKQQRRKEKGSGDSGSPGGGEAPKTNVEAPVATAPTNTKKKRGNHESLHSRSSGKGDAASGAVSCSWREEPSVNGGGWTDTTLKISGAMDAMEGTKWSAITTATHYRAPPKRQSWAQETQAAWSGIDSRIKADLNPVSFSMLGRNTTDPISNSIELRWQSHPDVEDEWSGLNGMAAADPTSDWNAPAEHWGNYEEPPVLVTPALPPKEQPIPNKVSEEEKGTEDPSGGAAKSKKKRKKKKKTEEEDASEAQARSIKMTNTAPLVNTEPKPQEPPVLASKKQIPSISSTQKISEQIAEPPKPSQKKKVRRET; encoded by the exons ATGGCTGGGGACTTTCAAGGTTTTGCGCTGGAAAAAGCAGAACTGCTTTCCAGCCATCTGAAGCATGTCCTGTCTTCAGGACAAGGATATGTTCAGGCTCAGTTCGGGGTGGATTTGGGTCTGAAGCCCGAGCTGTACCCGACGTGGGTTATCCTGTTTACGGCCGCGGTGGCTCTGCTGCTTTTACTCTGTCTGTCCTGGGCCGCCGTCTGTGGCGGACTGCTCGTCGGGAAAAAGCGGGGTTCCCCGGCCACCAAAGGCAGCTGTGAGCCTGATAAGGCCAATTTAACTAAAACTGCCAAACCAGAagaacagaagaagaggaacaaaaagaaaacgCTTGAAAAG ACTCAGTCCAATGGACAACCAGTGGCTGTAGCTCAGGAGGATGTTAAAGTGACTGTCGCCAAGCTAGCCTCACAGATTAAAACCGATAAG GTGCATGAGGTACAGGCCCCAGTGCAGGTgaaaaagaacaagaagaaaacCAAAACGGATCTGAAACCAGTCCAGCATGTGTCGACAAATGATGGGAAAGAACCTGATGATG GTGCATGGGAGACCAAAGTCAGTAACCgagagaagaagcagcagcgtCGGAAGGAGAAGGGCTCTGGGGACTCTGGTAGCCCAGGAGGGGGGGAGGCGCCAAAGACCAATGTGGAGGCACCTGTAGCCACAGCTCCTACCAACACcaagaagaaaagaggaaaccATG AGTCCCTGCATTCAAGATCCAGTGGGAAGGGGGATGCAGCCAGTGGAGCTG TGTCCTGCAGCTGGAGAGAGGAGCCTTCAGTCAATGGTGGAGGTTGGACAGATACTACTTTGAAGATCTCAGGTGCGATGGATGCTATGGAGGGAACCAAGTGGAGTGCCATTACCACGGCTACACATTACAGAGCCCCACCTAAACGTCAGTCCTGGGCACAGGAGACACAAG CAGCATGGAGTGGCATTGATAGCCGCATAAAGGCTGACCTCAACCCTGTGTCCTTCTCCATGCTGGGACGAAACACCACAG ATCCAATATCAAATTCAATTGAATTGCGGTGGCAGAGCCACCCTGATGTTGAGGATGAATGGTCTGGACTCA ATGGGATGGCAGCAGCGGACCCCACTTCAGACTGGAATGCCCCAGCAGAGCACTGGGGAAACTACGAAGAGCCCCCTGTGTTGGTGACACCAGCACTTCCACCAAAGGAACAGCCCATCCCCAACAAG GTatcagaggaagagaagggcACTGAGGATCCCTCTGGTGGAGCAGCCAAatcaaagaagaagaggaaaaagaagaagaaaactgaagaggaagatgcatcTGAGGCTCAGGCAAGGagtataaaa ATGACGAACACAGCTCCCCTGGTTAATACAGAACCCAAACCCCAAGAGCCTCCTGTGCTGGCTTCCAAAAAGCAGATTCCAAGCATATCCTCCACTCAGA AGATATCTGAGCAGATTGCGGAGCCTCCAAAGCCCTCCCAGAAGAAAAAGGTCCGAAGGGAAACATGA